A window of Nocardia arthritidis genomic DNA:
GCTGGCCCGGCTGGGCGGCGCCGAAGTGCTGGGTGGCCGCCGCCTCCTGCTGACCGGTCTGCGATCCGCCGTACGGCGAAGGCTGTTGCGGCGCACCGTAACCCGCGGGCTGCTGGCCGTAGCCGGCGGGCTGGCCCTGGTACTGCTGGGTGGGCGGGGCGGCGTAACCCGCCTGCGCCTGCTGGCCCTGTCCGTACTGGGAGCCGTATCCGGATTGGCCGTACGACTGCTGCCCGTAGGGCGACTGACCCTGTTGGTAGGACTGCTGCCCGAAGCCCTGCTGACCGTACGGCTGACCGTAACCGCCCTGGCCGTATCCGGCGGGCTTGGGCGCGGGCGCGGCCAGCACCCCGGATTCGAACAGCACGACGGCCACCGCCAGCGCGGCCTGCACGAACAGCAGGAACAGCACGACGTAGGCGCCCCACTCCAGCTTGACGTTGTCGCCCAGCTTGAAGGACTGGAACAGCAGACCGACGAACGCGGCGACGGACAGCGCCGCGGCCGCGCCCGCCCACTGCTGCTTGGGCAGCATCGAGAGCCCGGCGAGCACACCCGCCGCGAGCGCGACCGTCAGCAGCGGGGAACCGAATCCGATACCGCCGTCGAACAGGCTGACCGTCTTACTGGTGCGGACGACGGAGCTCGTCGCGTAGGGCAGGAAGCCGAGCAGGAAGTTGATCACACCGAGCGCAAGGACGCCGATCGTCAGGAAGAACGGCAAACCCTTACCGGCCGCGCTCGAACCGGCACTGGTACCACCCTGCTGAGCGAAGCTGGGCGGTGTTGCGGGCGTCGGCGCGGGTGCGTTGTACCCGGAGCCCCCGGTCGGGTATGACATGTCGTCGTCTCCTAGGTCGAAGTTCGTACATGGTCTTCACGGCGTGGATCTCTTCCTGACGCTACTGCACTCGTCGACTCAGGTCACCCTCGACCGACCGGCCGTTCCGCCACGGAAATGGCCGATGACCCGGCCACAACCGCTGAGCTGGCGAAGTTATCCACAAGTCGGCGATATTCCCGCGGGCGATATCCACAGGGCGCTTCACCTGTCCCTGGTCAACCGATCCACGTAGCGGCGCCAGCCGAATCCGGTCGTCGCGCACTCGGTCCGCAATTGCGCGGCCAGCTCGTCCGCCGCCGCGACCGCGCCACGGGCACGCAGCAGCGTGACGCGCACCGTGTGCGCCGCGAGCAGCGGAATCCCCTTGGCCTCGGCGACGAATTCGGTGAGCAGCCGCTGCGCCTCGTCCAGTTCGCCCTTCGCGATCAGCACGTCGGCGAGTTCCACCCGCGCCATCCCGGACGCGTCCCCCTCGTGCGCGTACGCGGCGCGACAATACGATTCGGCCGCGTCGAGCTGCCCTTCCGCGGCTGCGACACCCGCCCTGATCAGATCGTTGAGCGGCAGGATCTGCCGGTCGTCGAGTCGGCGCGCGTAGTAGTCGGACCGTTCGAGGACGGACAGCGCCGTCGCGAACTCACCCAGTTCGAGCAGCGCCCGCGCTTCATTGCTGAACCCGCGGGAAAGCCCGTGCTCGTTGTCATACGCTTTGTCAACCTCGATAGACCGGCGATAGGCGGCGAGTGCGGCAGCGGCGTCGCCGGAGTAGAGCAGCGCACTGCCCAGCGCATCGGCGAACGATGAGGCCTGAGTTTCCCGGTCCGCCAAGCGTTCACCGAGCCGGAGATGGTCGATTCCGGAGCGCAGGGCGGCCCGTTCGATATCGATGATGCCCTGGTAGTAGCGCACGGTCTGGGCCAGTTCCAGATCATCCAGCGGTTCGGCGAGTACGGCCGCGCGCGCAAGTTGTTCGGCCGCCGAGTCCAGGTCACCGGCCATCAGAAGGTGAAAACCGTAGTGGCACAGGCCCTGTGCCAGTTCCGCAGGCGCCAGATCGGGCACCTCGACCAGTGCGGCGAAATGCCTGCACGCCTCGGCGAACCGGGCGCGGGCCAGCCACGGCACATGCATGGCGAGCGCCAGCCGCAGACCTTCGGCCGCCCGCGGCGTACCCGGCGCATTCTCCAGCGCGGCAAGGATATTCGGCCATTCCGCGAATACCGCGGCCACCGCGTCGGCGGAGGTGGCGCCCGCGGTCGTTTCGGCCGTTTCGACCAGGTTCCGGCACCATTCGAGCTGGGACGCCCGCAGCCGCTCGATCTCACCGGCCTCGGCTAGCCGGGCGAGCGAATAGTCGCGGACGGTTTCCAGCAGCGCGAAACGCTTTGCACCGCCGTCGGATTGGACCGTTACGAGACTGCGGTTGACCAGATCCGCCAGCGCGGGCGCGATATCGCCGACATCCAGATCCGCGCCGGGCAGCACCGCCTCGGCCGCCTCCAGGGTGCAACCGCCCGCGAAGATGCCGAATCGGCGCAGGACCGTGCGCTCGCGGTCGGCGAGCAGTTCATAACTCCAGTCCAGCGCCACCCGCAGACTGGTGTGCCGCCCGCCGCCCGCGTCCCGTGCGCCGCCGACCAGCAGCCGCACCCGATCATCGATGCGCTTGGCCACCTGGGAAATCGTCATGGCTCTGGTGAGACCGGCGGCGAGTTCGATGCCGAGCGGCAGCCAGTCGACGGCCGCGCAGATGTGCACCACATCGTCGCGTTCGGCCGCGGTGAGCAGGCCGCGCACCCCGGCGCGCTCGGCGAACAGCTCGACCGCGACCCCGCGCTCCAGCGGTCCGAGCGGGTACACCGTCTCGCCCGGTATCGGCAAGGACGACTGCGAGGTCAGCAGGATGCTCGAACCCGTTGCGGCGCCGACTATTCCGGTCGCGGCATCGATGACGTGCTCGACATTGTCCAGCACCAGCAGCGGCGGCGCATGCGCGGCGGTGACCTTCGGCGATCCGGCACCGAGCGCCGCCGCGATCGCGGCCAAAGGGTCGGCCGGATCCACGGAATCGTCGAGCAGACCGCCGGATTCGAGTGCGGCGAGCACGGCGGGCGCGACATCCTGCGGCTTGGCCAGCGGCGCCAACTCGACGAACACCACCGAACGCCCGGAAGCCGCGGCGGCACGGGCCAATTCGACGGCCAGCCGGGATTTGCCGCTGCCCGCGACACCGGTCACCGTCGTCGGCCCCACCTTCGCGAGACGTGTTGTCAGCGTGGCGATTTCCCGGCTCCGCCCGAGGAACACGGTATCGGGAGCACCCAGCGCCGGCTCCGATACCTGCCCGGATTCCGTTGTGGCCGAGTTACTTTCACCGCCCGAAATGATGGTCCGCGGTGGGTGCAGCGCCGGATCGTGGTCCAGGATGCGCGCCTCCAGCGCGGCGGTATCCGGCGACGGATCGACGCCGAGTTCGTCCGCGAGCGCGCGGCGCAACCTGGCCAGCCGATCCAGCGCATCCCCTTGCCGCCCAGTGCGATACAGCGCCAGCGCCAGCAGCACGGACAGCTGTTCGTGCAGCGGATGCCTGGTCACCAACCCGCTCAACTCGGCGAGCACCTCACCGGCCGCGCCGAGCTCCAGATCGGCCGTCAAACCGGCGACCGTCAGCTGCAGCCGCCAATCGTCAAGGCGCTCACCCTCGGCCATCGCGAAGGGAATCGCCCGCAGATCGGCCAGCGCGTCACCGCGCCAGTTGGCCACCGATTCGCGCGCGGCCGCACGCACCGCGGCCAGATCCCCACCGCGGCGGGCGGCGTGCATTCGCTGCGCCGCCGACTCCGCCGCCCGCAGATCCGTGACCACCGCCGCCGTTCGATAACCCGCGGGCGTCCGCGCGACGACGTCCGCGTGCGGGCCGAGCGTCGAGCGCAGGCGGGAAACCACAACGCGCAGCCGCTGCACCGGCCGCTCGATCTCGGCGCCCCACAGATCCTCGGCCAAGCGCGCGTCCGGCACCGGAACCCCGTCCGCCAGCGCCAGCCGCACCAGCACTGCCCGCTCCAGCGGTCGATCAATGGCGACGGCCCGACCCTCGGCCCACACCTGCACCGGACCCAGTCCCAGCACGTCCACGCTCACAGCATCGCACGCGGAAACGGCGGCGCGGTTGCCTCGACCCGCCGCGCACGCGGCACGCGCTCATGCGAGGCTTTGTCACGATGCTGACCTACTTCCAAGCCGTCGTGATCGGCGCACTGCAAGGCGTAACCGAACTCTTTCCCATCTCCAGCCTTGGGCATTCGGTGCTGGTGCCCGCCTGGATCGGCGGGTCGTGGAGCGATCTGGTGACCCAGGGCGACTCCGACAAGGGCACCCCGTACCTGGCGTTCGTGGTCGGCCTGCACGTGGCCACCGCGCTCGCGCTGCTCGGCTTCTACTGGCGCGACTGGGTCGACATCATCGTCGGCTTCGTCACCACGCTCCGCACCCGCCGCATCGAAACGTCCAGTCAGCGCCTGGCCTGGCTGGTGATCCTGGCGACGGTCCCGGTCGGCGTGCTCGGGCTCGCGCTGGAACATCCGCTGCGCACCCTTTTCGCGAAACCCCTTGCGGCGAGCATCTTTCTGACGCTCAACGGTTTCGTGCTCATCGCGGGTGAGGTGCTGCGCAGGCGCAGCCAGCCGACGCTGGCCGAATACGGCCGAGCCTTCGCCGAGGCCGAGGCGCGGGCCCAGTCCGCCCGGGGTCTGCCCGCGGGCCCCGAGCAGGAAAGCGAGGCCAGGCTGGCAAGGCTCACGGTGAAGGACGCGCTCGGCATCGGTTTCGCCCAGACGGGCGCGCTGTTCGCGGGTATCAGCCGTTCCGGCATGACCATGGTCGGCGGTCTGCTGCGCGGACTCGACCACGAGGATTCGGCCAAATTCGCCTTCCTGCTGGCCACCCCGGTCATTCTGGCGGCGGGCGTGCTCAAGCTGCCGACGCTGGCCGGACCACAGGGTGACGGCATCCTCGGCCAGGTGCTGGTCGGGTCGATCGTCGCCGGCGTGGCCGCCTGGCTCGCGGTGAAATTCCTCGAGCGCTACTTCAAATCCAACTCGCTGCTGCCCTTCGCGGCGTACTGCCTCATCGCCGGGCTCGCCTCGGTCGTCCGGTTCACCATCTTCAACTGAACCGGATCGGCCGCCGTCTCGTGTCCTCTTACGGAGACGAATGGACGCGACTGCGAATGGCTTGTCAGGACGCTCGGTTTCCGCCCCGGCTGAGATCCCCTGCCTCGGCCGGGGCCATTCTGCCCGAACCGAGCGTCCGCAATAACGAAGGCCGCCTCCCTAGCGAACCAGGAAGGCGGCCTTCGTCTTTCGCGCGAACGGATCAGGCGGTGATGGAGGCCTTCTCCAGGATCTCGCGGGCCAGCGCGGCGGTCTCGGACGGCGTCTTGCCGACCTTCACGCCGGCGGCCTCCAGCGCATCCTTCTTCGCCTGGGCGGTACCCGCCGAGCCGGACACGATGGCGCCCGCGTGGCCCATGGTCTTGCCCTCGGGGGCGGTGAAGCCCGCGACGTAGCCGACGACCGGCTTGGTGACGTTGGCCTTGATGTAGGCCGCGGCCCGCTCCTCGGCGTCGCCGCCGATCTCGCCGATCATCACGATCAGCTTGGTCTCCGGATCCTTCTCGAACGCCTCGATGGCGTCGATGTGGGTGGTGCCGATGACCGGGTCGCCGCCGATGCCGATGGCGGTGGAGAAGCCGAAATCACGCAGCTCGTACATCATCTGGTAGGTCAGGGTGCCCGACTTCGACACCAGGCCGACCGGGCCCTTGCCGGTGATGTTGGCCGGGGTGATGCCGACCAGCGACTCGCCGGGGGTGATGATGCCGGGGCAGTTCGGGCCGATGATGCGGGTCTTGTTGCCCTTCTCCACGTTGTAGGCCCACGCGTAGGCGGTGTCCTGCACCGGGATGCCCTCGGTGATGACCACGAGCAGCGGGATCTCCGCGTCGATGGCCTCGATGATGGCGTCCTTGGCGAACTTCGGCGGCACGAAGGCGATGGAGACGTCGGCGCCGGTCTCCTTGATGGCCTCGGCGACGCTGCCGAATACGGGCAGCTCGACCGCGGCGCCGTCCTTGTCGGTGTGCGACACGGTGGTGCCCGCCTTGCGCGCGTTGACACCGCCGACGACCTGGGTGCCCGCCTTCAGCATCAGGGCGGTGTGCTTGGTGCCCTCGCCACCGGTGATGCCCTGGACGATGACCTTAGAGTCCTTGTTGAGGAAGATAGACATTTCCGGATTCCTTACTTGGCCGCTGCCAGTTCGGCGGCCTTGTCGGCGCCTTCGTCCATTGTCTTCGCGAGGGTGACCAGCGGGTGCGCGGCGTCGGCGAGGATCTTGCGGCCCTCGTCGACCCGGTTGCCGTCGAGACGGACGACCAGCGGCTTGGTCGCGGAGTCACCGAGGATCTCCAGCGCCTTCACGATGCCGTTGGCGACCGCGTCACAGGCGGTGATACCACCGAACACATTGACGAACACGCTCTTGACCTGCGCGTCGCCCAGGATGACGTCCAGACCCGCGGCCATCACCTCGGCCGAGGCGCCGCCGCCGATGTCGAGGAAGTTGGCGGGCTTGACGCCGCCGTGGTTCTCACCGGCGTAGGCGACCACGTCCAGGGTGGACATGACCAGGCCCGCGCCGTTGCCGATGATGCCGACCTGACCGTCCAGCTTGACGTAGTTGAGGTCGTTCTCCTTGGCCTTGAGCTCTAGCGGATCGGTGGCGTCGATATCCGCGAAGGCCTCGTGCTCGGGGTGCCGGAAGGCGGCGTTCTCGTCGAGGGTGACCTTGCCGTCCAGCGCGAGGATCTCGTTGTCCGGGGTGCGGACCAGCGGGTTCACCTCGACCAGGGTGGCGTCTTCGGCGATGAACACCTCCCACAGCTTCTGGATGGTCACGGCCGCCGCGTCGAGCACGTCGGCGGGCAGATGGCCCTGCTCGGCGATCGAGCGGGCGAAGGCCAGATCGACGCCCTTGACGGCGTCGACCGGAACCTTGGCCAGCCGCTCCGGCTTGGTGGCGGCGACCTCTTCGATCTCCATACCGCCCTCGACCGAGCACATGGCCAGGTAGGTCCGGTTGGAGCGGTCGAGCAGGAAGGAGATGTAGTACTCCTCCGCGATGTCCTTCGCCTCGGCAACCAGGATCTTCTTGGTGATGTGACCCTTGATGTCCAGACCGATGATGTTCTGCGCGTGCGTGAACGCGTCCTCCGGGGTGGCCGCGTACTTGACGCCACCCGCCTTGCCGCGGCCACCGGCCTTCACCTGGGCCTTGATCATCACCGGCTTGCCGATTTCCGCGGCGATGGCGCGGGCGTCGTCGGCCGTATCCGTGACGCGGCCCTCGGACGAAGGCACTCCGTGCTTAACGAAGAGCTCCTTCGCCTGATATTCGAAGAGATCCATGTACTCACCGTCTCGTCTGCGTTGTGATGACAACGTCTTTGTTGGCGGCCCGACGTCGGAAGCGGGTCGGGTCGGACTCTAACCAGTCACATGGATGGCCCAACGGCCACGTACATCCTAAGTGGCGCAGGTCACGGGCAGATATGCGCGTCCGGAAAAGCGCTGGCCAACGCTACTGACGAGTAGGTTGCCCACGGCACGGCAGGTAGAGCCGCTCCGGCCGAGCACGCGCCCGCCTACTACATTCTGTCGTCGAATAGGCGCGTTCGAGTGCCCGACGAAACGTGGAGTATTCCGATCCGTTACGGTGATCAATCTCACATGTTTGGACAGAAGCCGCGCACCGCTTGCAGACCCTGCAATCGTTTCGTTACCGTTGTTGCGGTCGATGTCACAGCCAGGTCACGACTAGGAGGACGGCAAGCTTGATGCAGCATCCCGCTCCGCAGGCCAAGAGCCGTGCCCGTGATGACCGCATGACAATCGTCACCCCCCTTATCGCCGAATCGATCACGTGGCGACTCCGATGAACCATCGCGCGGCCGGTTCACAGACTTCATTACGCCCCTCCCCCTCGTGGTCCGCGAACCAGTCGTGGGAGTCGGACGACGAGCCCTGGCACGACACGTCGGATACCTGGGCCGACACCGGCGCGTGGGCCGACACCGGCGCGTGGTCGGTACCCGATTCCTGGGCCGCCGAGGACGCGTTGCCCGCCGAGGAGCCCGAACGTCCGCGCAAGTCCGCGCCCGTCGTCATCCCGGGCCGTCGTCCGGCGCGCCGCGGTGGTGCGCACCGGATGCCCGCCCCACCCGCCGCCCTGAAGGGACGTGCGGCAGTGGCCGCCGTCGCCGCGGGCGCCTTCGTCGCCGCGGGCCAGGCCGCGATGACCACAACCGGAGAACCGGCCGCCGCCGCGGCCGACTACCAGGCCGAGGGCCAGGTACACGAGATCGCCAACCAGTCGATGAGCGTCGACGATCCGTCCGCGAGCGCGATATCGCCGCAGGTACTCACCGTCGCATCGCCGACGAACCTGGACCAGTTCAACGACATCCTGCAGAAGGGCCAGAAGTACGCCCAGGACCTCGCCGCCAAGGAGGCGGCGAAGCTCAGGCCGCTCTTCACCCGGTTCGCGGAGGGCACCTTCACCTCGGGCTTCGGCGCCCGCTGGGGTGTGCAGCACCTCGGCGTCGACGTCGCGGCGCCGATCGGCACCCCGATCCGTGCCGTCGCCGACGGCACGGTGATCGAGGCGGGCCCCGCCGCGGGCTTCGGCATGTGGGTGCGGCTGCTGCACGACGACGGCACCGTCACCATCTACGGGCATGTCGACACCACAACGGTGTCGCAGGGGCAGCGCGTACTGGCGGGCGATCAGATCGCCACCGTCGGCAACCGCGGCTTCTCCACCGGCCCGCACTGTCATTTCGAGGTCTGGCTGCACGGCAGGGACAAGGTCGACCCGCTGCCGTGGCTGGCGACCAGAGGCATCAGCCTAGGACCTGAACGAGCTTGATACGCAAGGGATTTCCAGTAGATTACCGGCGGAGGACAACGTGGTCCGATGCCTCGAAGAACCACTAGCCACACGGGTGCCCGGACCGGAGGACGAACAGTTCCATGCACGTTGAGAAGTCCGAAGGCGCCCGGTTACGTCCATGAGCAGAGCACGCGCACGCCGTTCCGAAGGCAAAGCCATCCCGGTTCAAGATCTCATCAACAACCTTCAGCAGTCGTCCGGATACGACGGTGAATACGACCGCTTCGATGCGGACGATTTCGGTTGGTCGGCGAATGACTCCTGGTCACAAGCGGATTCATACGATGCCGAGTACGGCGACCGCGTCGAGCAGGACTATAGCGCCCCATTCGAGCCGAATTCGCCTGCCGCCCATCATGATTCGAACAATCAGGATTTCGGCTGGGAATCCGATCAATGGTGGGCGCCCCAGGGTGATTACCCGCCGCGCCCGGTCGAACCGGCCGCCGAACCCGCGGTCGCCACGCCGATCGTCCCGGCGCGCAAGACTCAGCAGCGCAAACCGCGCCGCGGTGGTGCGCACCGACTTCCCGCACCGCCCGCCGCGCTGAAGGGCCGCGCCGCGGTGGTCGCCGTCGCCGCGGGCGCGGTCGTCGCGGCCGGGCAGAACGCCTTCGCCAGCGTCGACAAACCGGCGGCCAATACCGTCGAATTCCAGGCCGTCGGCCAGGCGCAGGCACTGCCCGGCGCACCCGATCCGGCGGCCACGCCGGGGCAGAATCCGGAAGCGCCCCAGCTGCTTTCCAACCCGGGGCCCGCCAACGTCGCCCAGTTCAACGAGATGCTCGACCACGGCGCCGCCTTCGCCCAGGAGCTCGCGGCCCAGGCCGAGGCCCAGTGGCGTCCGCTATTCGTGAAGTTCACCTCCGGCACCTTCACCTCCGGCTACGGCGCCCGGTGGGGCGTCCTACATCCGGGTGTCGATGTCGCGGCCCCCATCGGCACCCCGATCGTCGCCGTCGAGGACGGCACCGTTATCGATGCGGGTCCGGCCGCAGGATTCGGCATGTGGGTGCGCGTGCTCGGTGACGACGGCACCGTTACGGTCTACGGTCACATCAATACGGCCACCGTATCGGTCGGCCAACATGTGACGGCGGGCGATCAGATCGCCACCGTCGGCAACCGCGGCGAATCCACCGGCCCCCATTGCCATTTCGAGGTCTGGCTCAACGGCACCAACCGCATCGACCCGCTCCCCTGGCTCGCCACCCGCGGCATCAGCCTCGGCCCCGAACGCGACTGAACCCTTCCGGATGTGGTGATCAAGGGCACGCTTCCCGGGGTCGGAACGGGGGGATAGCTTTTGGGTATGGCAAGTACAACGTCGTACACCCAATTCATCGCGTTGCCGCCGGAAGTTGTTTGGGGAGTGCTCGGGGATCCGCGGCGGTGGCCCGAATGGAATCCCGGCGTCGACTCGGTGCGGTTGCGCGGCCCGGTGGAGCCAGGCACCAAGGGTGACTATCTGCCTAGGGGGCGGATTACCGGAACGATGCACGGGCGGACCGCGCCGCCGTTCGTGCTCACCGCGGTGCGACCCGAGCGCGAGCTGACCATCGAACAGCCGGAACCCGTTGGGCGCATGCGGCTTTCGTGGACGCTGACACCGCGCGACGGCGGCACCGAACTCACCCAGCGGCTCACCTTCAGCGGGCCGTCCGCGCCCGCCATGCGCGGCATCGTCGCCAGGCTGCTGGAACACGACGCCCGAGTCTGCTTCGCCCGACTGGCCCTGCTGGCCGGAATCGAACCCGCCGCGGACGGGTTGACCGTCGTAATCGCCAGCGGCACCGGAGCATTGGGCAAACACGTGGCAGCGGATCTGACCTGTCGCGGGCTGCGGGTGAGAATCCTCACTCGACGTCCCGATCCCGCCCTGCCGTTCGAACAGATCCGGTGGGATGGCAGGACGGTCGGCGATTGGGTTGGCGCCCTACGAAATTCAGGGCCGACCGCACTGCTCAATCTGGCGGGCAAACTGGTCGACTGCCGACCCACCGAACGCAATATCGCCGAATTGCGCAGCAGCCGAGTGGATTCCACCCGCGCGCTGGTCGAGGCCGCGGCGACGCTCGACCGGCCGATCGAGTACTGGGTGCAGGCCAGCACCACCGCGATATGGTCGGATGCGGGCGAAATCCGGTGCACCGAAACAACTCCGCTTCCGATCGGGCTGCCGCAGATGACCGGCGTCGCGGAACCGTGGGAGCGGGCGTTCGACGATGCGGAGGCCGTACATCGAACCGTGTTGCGCACCTCGATCGTGCTCGACGCCCAAGCGCCCGCGCTGAAACGCCTGAGCCAGTTGACGAAAGCGGGTCTCGGCGGCCGGATCGGCAGCGGTACGCAGTGGTTCAGCTGGATTCACGTCGAGGACTGGCTCGCCATCGTCCGCGCCGCGCTCGGCCTCGATCCCCGAGTGTCGCTACCGGACGGAATCGTCGTCGCCGCAACCGATTTCCCGGTCCGCAACCACGAACTGATGACCGTGCTGCGCAGGCGCCTGCACCGGCCACCCGCCCCGCCGACACCGGAATCGGTGCTGAAGATCGGCGCGGTCTTCCTGCGCACCGACCCGGCACTCGGGCTGACCGGGCGGCACGCAACCTCCGAAGTCCTGCGGAAAGCCGGTTTCGCCTTCCAGTACCCGACACTGGACGAAGCACTGAGCGACCTCCTACCGCGCTGAACGCAGCCCAGTCGTCCAGTGCGCGTCGCCGCAGCTCCCGCGCACCAAATAGCTTCCCGCGCAAGCTATTGCATGCGCGGGAAGCTAAAGGCCACGGGTCGCCGTAGCAGAGACGTTGGGACACTGCTCATTCCGCTGGCGCGGTATCGGTAAGTGTGGCCAGTTGGAACCGTTCGAGCCGGGCGGGGTCTGCGACGAGTTGATCGGCCTCAGGCGGCCGTGCGCATCTGCTCAACGGCGAGCCCGTAATGCTCTGTTGTCCAGGCAATTTCGGCGTTGTCGACGAGGGGGTGGTGCACCCCAACCTCAATATCCGCCCAATTTCGGCCGCTGCTACGGCGACCCCGGCTACGCGGGAACAGGCCCTATGGAGCGGCGGCGATGGCGAGGCCGATGAGGGCGACGACCTTGGTCAGTTCCAGGCCGATGTACCAGTAGTGCGCGTGCGAGCGCGGCAATTCCTCTCCGGCGAGGACGCGATCGGAACGGCGGGTGAGCGGCGGGCGGACGACCAGGATTTGGGCGGCCAGGATCGCGGCGGCGATGACGAGCCAAATCCACACGGCCGCAACGGATCCGGCCACCGCGGCGGC
This region includes:
- a CDS encoding DUF5336 domain-containing protein — translated: MSYPTGGSGYNAPAPTPATPPSFAQQGGTSAGSSAAGKGLPFFLTIGVLALGVINFLLGFLPYATSSVVRTSKTVSLFDGGIGFGSPLLTVALAAGVLAGLSMLPKQQWAGAAAALSVAAFVGLLFQSFKLGDNVKLEWGAYVVLFLLFVQAALAVAVVLFESGVLAAPAPKPAGYGQGGYGQPYGQQGFGQQSYQQGQSPYGQQSYGQSGYGSQYGQGQQAQAGYAAPPTQQYQGQPAGYGQQPAGYGAPQQPSPYGGSQTGQQEAAATQHFGAAQPGQQQPYGSLNFGQGQQSSAQPAGQTSQPNQPFGSEKTSDPSSDPTHTFRPSDENK
- a CDS encoding BTAD domain-containing putative transcriptional regulator, with product MDVLGLGPVQVWAEGRAVAIDRPLERAVLVRLALADGVPVPDARLAEDLWGAEIERPVQRLRVVVSRLRSTLGPHADVVARTPAGYRTAAVVTDLRAAESAAQRMHAARRGGDLAAVRAAARESVANWRGDALADLRAIPFAMAEGERLDDWRLQLTVAGLTADLELGAAGEVLAELSGLVTRHPLHEQLSVLLALALYRTGRQGDALDRLARLRRALADELGVDPSPDTAALEARILDHDPALHPPRTIISGGESNSATTESGQVSEPALGAPDTVFLGRSREIATLTTRLAKVGPTTVTGVAGSGKSRLAVELARAAAASGRSVVFVELAPLAKPQDVAPAVLAALESGGLLDDSVDPADPLAAIAAALGAGSPKVTAAHAPPLLVLDNVEHVIDAATGIVGAATGSSILLTSQSSLPIPGETVYPLGPLERGVAVELFAERAGVRGLLTAAERDDVVHICAAVDWLPLGIELAAGLTRAMTISQVAKRIDDRVRLLVGGARDAGGGRHTSLRVALDWSYELLADRERTVLRRFGIFAGGCTLEAAEAVLPGADLDVGDIAPALADLVNRSLVTVQSDGGAKRFALLETVRDYSLARLAEAGEIERLRASQLEWCRNLVETAETTAGATSADAVAAVFAEWPNILAALENAPGTPRAAEGLRLALAMHVPWLARARFAEACRHFAALVEVPDLAPAELAQGLCHYGFHLLMAGDLDSAAEQLARAAVLAEPLDDLELAQTVRYYQGIIDIERAALRSGIDHLRLGERLADRETQASSFADALGSALLYSGDAAAALAAYRRSIEVDKAYDNEHGLSRGFSNEARALLELGEFATALSVLERSDYYARRLDDRQILPLNDLIRAGVAAAEGQLDAAESYCRAAYAHEGDASGMARVELADVLIAKGELDEAQRLLTEFVAEAKGIPLLAAHTVRVTLLRARGAVAAADELAAQLRTECATTGFGWRRYVDRLTRDR
- a CDS encoding undecaprenyl-diphosphate phosphatase, which gives rise to MLTYFQAVVIGALQGVTELFPISSLGHSVLVPAWIGGSWSDLVTQGDSDKGTPYLAFVVGLHVATALALLGFYWRDWVDIIVGFVTTLRTRRIETSSQRLAWLVILATVPVGVLGLALEHPLRTLFAKPLAASIFLTLNGFVLIAGEVLRRRSQPTLAEYGRAFAEAEARAQSARGLPAGPEQESEARLARLTVKDALGIGFAQTGALFAGISRSGMTMVGGLLRGLDHEDSAKFAFLLATPVILAAGVLKLPTLAGPQGDGILGQVLVGSIVAGVAAWLAVKFLERYFKSNSLLPFAAYCLIAGLASVVRFTIFN
- the sucD gene encoding succinate--CoA ligase subunit alpha, whose translation is MSIFLNKDSKVIVQGITGGEGTKHTALMLKAGTQVVGGVNARKAGTTVSHTDKDGAAVELPVFGSVAEAIKETGADVSIAFVPPKFAKDAIIEAIDAEIPLLVVITEGIPVQDTAYAWAYNVEKGNKTRIIGPNCPGIITPGESLVGITPANITGKGPVGLVSKSGTLTYQMMYELRDFGFSTAIGIGGDPVIGTTHIDAIEAFEKDPETKLIVMIGEIGGDAEERAAAYIKANVTKPVVGYVAGFTAPEGKTMGHAGAIVSGSAGTAQAKKDALEAAGVKVGKTPSETAALAREILEKASITA
- the sucC gene encoding ADP-forming succinate--CoA ligase subunit beta; amino-acid sequence: MDLFEYQAKELFVKHGVPSSEGRVTDTADDARAIAAEIGKPVMIKAQVKAGGRGKAGGVKYAATPEDAFTHAQNIIGLDIKGHITKKILVAEAKDIAEEYYISFLLDRSNRTYLAMCSVEGGMEIEEVAATKPERLAKVPVDAVKGVDLAFARSIAEQGHLPADVLDAAAVTIQKLWEVFIAEDATLVEVNPLVRTPDNEILALDGKVTLDENAAFRHPEHEAFADIDATDPLELKAKENDLNYVKLDGQVGIIGNGAGLVMSTLDVVAYAGENHGGVKPANFLDIGGGASAEVMAAGLDVILGDAQVKSVFVNVFGGITACDAVANGIVKALEILGDSATKPLVVRLDGNRVDEGRKILADAAHPLVTLAKTMDEGADKAAELAAAK
- a CDS encoding M23 family metallopeptidase, coding for MNHRAAGSQTSLRPSPSWSANQSWESDDEPWHDTSDTWADTGAWADTGAWSVPDSWAAEDALPAEEPERPRKSAPVVIPGRRPARRGGAHRMPAPPAALKGRAAVAAVAAGAFVAAGQAAMTTTGEPAAAAADYQAEGQVHEIANQSMSVDDPSASAISPQVLTVASPTNLDQFNDILQKGQKYAQDLAAKEAAKLRPLFTRFAEGTFTSGFGARWGVQHLGVDVAAPIGTPIRAVADGTVIEAGPAAGFGMWVRLLHDDGTVTIYGHVDTTTVSQGQRVLAGDQIATVGNRGFSTGPHCHFEVWLHGRDKVDPLPWLATRGISLGPERA
- a CDS encoding M23 family metallopeptidase; its protein translation is MSRARARRSEGKAIPVQDLINNLQQSSGYDGEYDRFDADDFGWSANDSWSQADSYDAEYGDRVEQDYSAPFEPNSPAAHHDSNNQDFGWESDQWWAPQGDYPPRPVEPAAEPAVATPIVPARKTQQRKPRRGGAHRLPAPPAALKGRAAVVAVAAGAVVAAGQNAFASVDKPAANTVEFQAVGQAQALPGAPDPAATPGQNPEAPQLLSNPGPANVAQFNEMLDHGAAFAQELAAQAEAQWRPLFVKFTSGTFTSGYGARWGVLHPGVDVAAPIGTPIVAVEDGTVIDAGPAAGFGMWVRVLGDDGTVTVYGHINTATVSVGQHVTAGDQIATVGNRGESTGPHCHFEVWLNGTNRIDPLPWLATRGISLGPERD